The Nitrospirales bacterium genome includes a window with the following:
- a CDS encoding tetratricopeptide repeat protein, whose product MRRQHATRQAYYRETCSSVLVAVGCLMLVSGCASDSLFELQDEHYRPMLERQKAGLPFDESVSKENVKQFTPDEYEKIGDTQFDQGKVVLAAVQYEAALKLEPERISARYKAGQVYLQHGKAEKAYDRFHEILDYDFEHALAYEGMGRALLRMSRDEEAELEFQQALVFNPQLWSTHNFLGIVADRRSEHGKAMKHYRKALMLNPNDPHLLNNLGMANFLNKDYEEAVKVFQHAINVGSPNPKIWNNLGLTYAKLGQYTDAYNAFQRGLDAPRAYNNLGLLFLEAHQTARAVRCFEQAVDAQTTYYEKAQQNLTLAKQELAKLTPFRRRAIEFQQMRCL is encoded by the coding sequence ATGAGACGGCAGCATGCAACGAGGCAAGCTTATTATCGTGAGACATGTTCGTCGGTGTTGGTGGCGGTCGGATGTTTGATGCTGGTGTCGGGATGTGCCTCAGACTCTCTTTTCGAGCTACAGGATGAACATTATCGACCGATGCTTGAACGTCAAAAAGCCGGGCTGCCGTTCGATGAAAGCGTGAGTAAGGAAAACGTGAAGCAATTTACTCCTGACGAATACGAGAAGATTGGCGATACTCAATTCGATCAGGGAAAGGTGGTCCTAGCGGCGGTTCAATACGAGGCGGCCTTGAAGTTAGAGCCAGAGCGGATATCAGCTCGGTATAAGGCCGGCCAGGTCTATCTTCAACACGGAAAGGCGGAGAAAGCGTATGACCGTTTTCATGAAATTCTCGATTATGACTTTGAGCATGCTTTGGCCTATGAGGGCATGGGGCGAGCCTTGTTACGGATGAGTCGCGATGAAGAGGCTGAGCTCGAATTTCAACAAGCGTTGGTCTTTAATCCGCAATTGTGGAGTACGCATAATTTTCTTGGCATCGTGGCCGATCGCCGGTCGGAGCACGGCAAAGCGATGAAACATTATCGGAAAGCCCTGATGCTCAATCCCAATGATCCACATCTATTGAATAATTTAGGCATGGCCAATTTTCTTAACAAGGACTATGAAGAAGCCGTCAAAGTTTTTCAACATGCCATTAACGTCGGTTCGCCAAACCCGAAGATTTGGAATAATCTCGGGCTGACCTATGCCAAGCTTGGTCAATACACGGATGCCTATAATGCGTTTCAGCGAGGCCTTGACGCACCACGAGCCTACAACAATCTCGGGCTGCTGTTTTTGGAAGCGCATCAAACCGCTCGGGCGGTTCGATGTTTTGAACAAGCGGTTGACGCGCAAACCACCTACTATGAAAAGGCGCAGCAAAACTTGACTTTGGCGAAGCAAGAGCTTGCAAAACTGACCCCATTCCGTCGTCGGGCCATTGAGTTTCAACAAATGCGATGTCTGTAA
- a CDS encoding Flp family type IVb pilin, whose product MSSRREERAEVIGEEIDGIGLALYQDMNAGDHTTLHQGGHTMNSIYTFINDETGATALEYGMLAALIGAVILGGVTTLGQVIANTFNTISSSMTAGS is encoded by the coding sequence ATGTCTTCTCGTCGCGAGGAACGAGCAGAGGTGATTGGGGAAGAAATTGATGGCATTGGGCTTGCTCTATATCAGGACATGAACGCGGGGGATCACACAACACTTCACCAAGGGGGACACACTATGAACAGCATCTACACATTCATCAATGACGAGACTGGAGCCACGGCATTAGAGTATGGAATGTTAGCCGCTTTAATTGGCGCCGTGATTTTGGGAGGAGTGACGACATTGGGTCAGGTGATAGCCAATACGTTTAATACGATTTCGTCATCGATGACCGCTGGAAGTTAA
- a CDS encoding Flp family type IVb pilin, with product MNSIYAFINDETGATALEYGLLAALIGAVILGAVTTLGQVIANTFNSIASSMTAAS from the coding sequence ATGAACAGCATCTACGCATTTATCAACGACGAAACAGGGGCCACGGCATTAGAGTATGGACTGTTAGCCGCCTTAATTGGCGCCGTGATTTTGGGAGCGGTGACCACATTGGGTCAGGTGATAGCCAATACGTTTAATAGCATCGCTTCTTCTATGACGGCCGCTAGTTAA
- a CDS encoding pilus assembly protein produces MKRNQLNNRPSDQGLGNRQGCSWGGRLNQEEGAVFMEFALLLPILTTLIFGAIDFGNLIQKQTALDTISRDAARYGILRITPLPTETSIKQAVEQSLTKEGLNPTDATITVNGAGGSSGDKLEVRVQYPHEFMVISKLLPMLPNTMDLNSITVLRLE; encoded by the coding sequence ATGAAACGCAATCAGCTCAATAATAGACCATCGGATCAAGGGTTGGGAAATCGTCAGGGCTGTTCGTGGGGAGGGCGTCTAAACCAAGAGGAAGGCGCAGTGTTCATGGAATTTGCGCTGTTGCTTCCCATCTTGACTACGTTGATTTTTGGAGCGATCGATTTTGGGAATCTTATTCAGAAGCAAACGGCTCTCGATACGATCAGCCGGGACGCGGCGCGTTATGGCATCCTTAGGATAACCCCATTACCGACCGAAACGAGTATTAAACAAGCTGTTGAACAATCCTTAACCAAAGAGGGGCTTAATCCGACAGATGCTACCATTACTGTCAACGGCGCTGGTGGAAGTTCAGGAGACAAACTGGAAGTTCGGGTGCAATATCCGCATGAGTTTATGGTTATTTCCAAATTGCTCCCCATGCTCCCTAATACGATGGATCTGAATTCCATTACCGTCCTGAGATTGGAGTAA
- a CDS encoding pilus assembly protein, with product MDSVIRCFSNERGAVGLTSAIVMVLLFIVTAFAIDLSYGWMAKNQLQKVADGAALAGARELGLIYEGLDLEEQQQFVLTPAYRTQILDAMDVVANNNMVAGVSMMIDANDIAIGQWQDASNALIPAAARPNAVSVLTRRDRTANGSIGTFFARAMGINSLEVSSRATAALLPLTVVPEGVLSLPVGISKAWFEGGGSCPNTIKFHPTGTLDGCAGWHSFQETPANAARLTTMLDGLTNGTYTSPEVVAGSTNLQFIGGAVASAFPSMKALYEANRDPLTGDWVTTIVVYDRADCSNPSGPIKVVGIVTAVVTAVHEAPDKEIIARVECDAIDKGRNDRSSGGGSSDYGTIGSYPSLVS from the coding sequence ATGGACTCTGTAATACGTTGTTTCTCGAACGAGCGTGGCGCCGTAGGACTCACCTCTGCGATAGTCATGGTTCTGTTGTTCATTGTCACGGCTTTCGCTATTGATCTGAGTTATGGCTGGATGGCCAAAAATCAGCTGCAAAAGGTCGCGGATGGAGCCGCTCTAGCCGGAGCGAGGGAGTTGGGCCTCATTTACGAGGGCCTGGACCTTGAGGAACAACAGCAGTTTGTATTGACGCCCGCATATCGCACGCAAATCCTCGATGCAATGGATGTCGTTGCGAACAATAATATGGTAGCTGGTGTCTCCATGATGATCGATGCCAATGATATTGCAATCGGGCAATGGCAGGATGCCTCGAATGCGCTCATCCCGGCTGCCGCTCGGCCAAATGCGGTCTCGGTGCTTACACGGAGAGATCGTACGGCCAATGGCTCAATCGGAACATTTTTTGCCCGTGCCATGGGAATCAATTCACTTGAGGTTTCTAGCAGGGCGACCGCGGCATTGTTACCGCTCACCGTGGTTCCAGAGGGAGTGCTTAGCCTTCCTGTGGGAATTTCCAAGGCATGGTTTGAGGGCGGTGGTAGTTGTCCGAATACGATTAAATTTCATCCTACAGGCACCCTGGACGGCTGTGCGGGGTGGCACTCTTTTCAAGAAACTCCTGCCAACGCAGCTCGATTGACGACGATGCTCGACGGATTGACCAATGGCACCTATACAAGCCCCGAAGTTGTGGCAGGAAGCACAAACTTGCAATTTATCGGTGGGGCTGTTGCATCAGCTTTCCCCAGCATGAAAGCGTTGTATGAGGCCAATAGAGATCCGCTCACCGGGGATTGGGTGACGACGATCGTTGTGTACGACAGAGCAGACTGTTCCAACCCGAGCGGTCCCATTAAGGTTGTTGGTATCGTGACGGCGGTGGTTACTGCCGTACATGAGGCTCCGGACAAAGAAATCATCGCGCGCGTAGAATGTGATGCCATTGATAAAGGCCGGAATGATCGAAGTAGTGGTGGTGGTAGCAGTGACTACGGCACGATTGGAAGTTATCCTTCTCTTGTGTCCTGA
- a CDS encoding YihY family inner membrane protein produces MIQRAIGYCQRDLWEVNLDRLDPLKRYWVSCLRLMFVAAWEFKESVLSMRATSLVYTTLLSIVPFLAVMFSVLKAFGVHQEIEPLLAHALEPLGEKGADITHNIIGFVDNLKVGVLGAVGVAGLFYTTYSLIAKIEEALNSVWRVQQGRPLARQFTDYLSVVLVGPVFVFTAFGLTASAQSHWLVQQVVSIQPFGYLMLWATKLLPFVFICFVFTFLYKFVPYTSVKLSSAFVGGVTAGILWQLAGLIFAKTVASSGNYSAIYSSFAVLILFLIWLYVGWLIVLAGAQVAYYHQHPSAYLMQLRWRQNTHTFREHVTLAILLQMTRRYFGGSPPAEEWRIARKLNVPLSVVEEIINVLVEGGVVVKTSEPVGVSLGRPPEQVTVVEILDIVRAQDQAGPLFTHGEMKEVDKVLRKRDEAVEEALEGVTLRSLALNGHFPQDLTAPRLIHPEKTEPLPSSAVQD; encoded by the coding sequence ATGATTCAGCGAGCTATTGGTTATTGCCAACGAGACCTATGGGAAGTCAATCTCGATAGACTCGACCCGCTAAAGCGATACTGGGTCAGTTGTCTGCGTTTGATGTTTGTCGCAGCGTGGGAGTTTAAAGAGAGCGTCCTGAGCATGCGCGCGACGAGTTTGGTCTATACGACCTTGTTGTCGATCGTTCCATTTTTAGCCGTCATGTTCTCTGTCTTGAAAGCCTTCGGGGTTCATCAAGAGATCGAGCCCCTGTTGGCCCATGCGCTAGAACCATTGGGCGAGAAGGGAGCTGACATTACCCATAACATTATTGGTTTTGTGGATAATTTGAAGGTTGGAGTCTTGGGCGCTGTTGGTGTTGCCGGGTTATTTTATACGACTTATTCCCTCATCGCGAAGATCGAAGAAGCATTAAATTCGGTGTGGAGAGTGCAGCAGGGACGTCCATTGGCGCGACAATTTACTGATTACCTGAGTGTGGTGCTTGTGGGGCCGGTTTTTGTGTTTACGGCTTTTGGCTTGACCGCCTCAGCTCAAAGTCATTGGTTGGTACAACAGGTTGTCTCGATTCAGCCATTTGGATACTTGATGTTGTGGGCGACAAAATTGTTACCGTTCGTGTTTATCTGCTTTGTGTTTACCTTTCTGTATAAATTCGTTCCCTATACCTCGGTAAAACTTAGTTCTGCGTTCGTTGGGGGTGTGACCGCGGGTATCCTCTGGCAATTAGCCGGACTGATATTCGCCAAAACCGTAGCAAGCTCTGGAAATTATAGCGCCATTTATTCGAGTTTTGCGGTCTTAATCCTCTTTTTGATTTGGTTGTATGTCGGGTGGTTGATCGTGTTGGCTGGAGCCCAGGTCGCCTATTATCATCAGCATCCATCGGCGTATCTGATGCAGTTACGGTGGAGACAAAATACGCACACCTTCCGCGAGCATGTGACGCTGGCCATTCTCCTTCAAATGACCAGACGCTACTTTGGGGGTTCCCCACCCGCAGAAGAATGGAGAATAGCGCGAAAGTTAAATGTTCCGCTCTCCGTCGTAGAAGAAATCATCAACGTTCTCGTCGAAGGTGGAGTTGTGGTAAAGACCTCTGAACCTGTCGGTGTTTCGCTCGGGCGTCCTCCGGAACAGGTGACGGTCGTGGAAATTCTCGACATCGTGAGGGCCCAAGATCAGGCGGGTCCTCTCTTTACTCATGGAGAGATGAAAGAAGTGGACAAGGTCTTAAGAAAGCGGGACGAAGCCGTCGAAGAAGCACTCGAGGGTGTCACGCTCAGATCTCTTGCACTCAATGGACATTTTCCGCAAGACCTGACGGCTCCGAGGTTGATTCATCCAGAAAAAACGGAACCCCTGCCTTCGTCAGCCGTCCAGGACTAA
- a CDS encoding carbon-nitrogen hydrolase translates to MITVGSIQMRCSLDTADNVERAIVRIEEAARGGAKIICLPELFRSRYFCQKEDAALFDLAEPIPGPTTESLGKVAKDKSVTIVVSVFERRAPGVYHNSLVVIDESGEIAGHYRKMHIPDDPAYYEKFYFTPGDKGFQAIHTAQAKIGPLVCWDQWYPEAARLTALRGAEILLYPTAIGWHPAEKAKEGVAQRDAWITIQRSHAIANGVFVISVNRVGHEIPQDGGDGIEFWGSSFVCDPFGVMLAQASVEKEEVLLVDIDLSRVEETRRHWPFLRDRRIDAYGGITKRLLDAEG, encoded by the coding sequence ATGATCACAGTCGGATCTATTCAGATGCGTTGTTCGCTCGATACGGCTGACAACGTAGAACGGGCGATTGTTCGAATCGAAGAAGCGGCCCGGGGCGGCGCGAAGATTATTTGTCTGCCGGAATTATTTCGTTCTCGATATTTCTGTCAAAAAGAGGATGCGGCCCTGTTTGATCTGGCCGAACCCATTCCAGGACCAACGACGGAATCCTTGGGGAAAGTCGCCAAGGATAAAAGTGTGACGATTGTCGTGTCCGTGTTTGAGCGAAGAGCGCCTGGGGTCTATCACAACTCCTTGGTCGTGATCGATGAAAGTGGGGAAATCGCTGGACATTATCGAAAAATGCATATACCCGATGATCCGGCTTATTACGAAAAGTTTTATTTCACGCCGGGCGATAAAGGATTCCAGGCTATTCATACGGCGCAGGCGAAAATCGGTCCGTTGGTTTGTTGGGATCAGTGGTATCCAGAGGCCGCGCGATTGACCGCATTACGGGGTGCGGAAATCCTCCTATATCCGACCGCCATCGGGTGGCACCCGGCTGAAAAAGCCAAGGAGGGAGTGGCGCAGCGTGACGCATGGATCACGATACAGCGGAGTCATGCGATCGCCAATGGCGTCTTCGTGATTTCCGTGAATCGCGTCGGGCATGAAATCCCACAAGACGGTGGCGACGGGATCGAGTTTTGGGGGAGCTCATTTGTCTGCGACCCGTTTGGTGTGATGTTGGCTCAGGCCTCCGTAGAAAAAGAAGAAGTCTTGTTGGTCGATATCGATCTCTCTCGTGTTGAAGAAACTCGTCGTCATTGGCCGTTCCTCCGCGATCGCCGGATTGATGCGTATGGAGGGATAACGAAGAGGCTATTAGACGCTGAAGGTTGA
- a CDS encoding agmatine deiminase family protein, which produces MPAEWEPHEATWIGWPHNGSDWPGKMAVIHWVYGEIVRKLSLGEIVRILVNDQSHEAKAKRVLERVGVHQARVEFFRIPTNRGWTRDFGPLFVKRAQSPSELRIARFQFNAWARYPDWQKDNRVPERLVTKLKIPLSIVEHSGRKVVLEGGSIDVNGHGTMLTTEECLLDEHVQVRNPGFSRRDYEQVFRDELGATNVLWLGNGIAGDDTHGHVDDLCRFVNRNTVVLCQEENVGDDNYRALSENRERLEGMRLEDGSAIHVIHLPMPAPLFFEGRRLPASYANFYVSNKAVLVPTFNDPNDREALGILGELFPDRAVVGLHAVDLVWGFGTIHCLTQQQPATAPRS; this is translated from the coding sequence ATGCCAGCTGAATGGGAGCCGCATGAGGCCACCTGGATCGGCTGGCCGCACAATGGGTCTGATTGGCCGGGGAAAATGGCCGTCATCCACTGGGTGTACGGCGAAATCGTCCGAAAGCTGAGTCTTGGTGAAATCGTGCGGATTCTGGTGAATGATCAATCGCATGAGGCCAAGGCCAAGCGGGTGTTGGAACGTGTTGGGGTACATCAAGCCCGCGTGGAATTTTTTCGCATTCCGACGAACCGGGGGTGGACAAGGGATTTTGGCCCGCTGTTCGTGAAGCGTGCGCAGTCGCCATCCGAACTACGCATCGCGCGATTTCAATTCAACGCCTGGGCGCGCTATCCGGATTGGCAGAAAGATAACCGGGTGCCTGAACGGCTGGTCACCAAACTCAAGATACCGCTTTCGATCGTGGAGCATTCGGGCCGAAAGGTAGTTCTGGAGGGCGGAAGCATCGATGTGAATGGACATGGCACGATGCTGACGACGGAAGAATGTTTGCTGGATGAACATGTACAGGTGCGGAATCCAGGGTTTTCCCGTCGTGATTATGAGCAGGTCTTCAGGGATGAATTGGGCGCCACGAATGTGCTATGGCTTGGAAATGGGATTGCCGGTGACGATACGCATGGGCATGTGGATGACCTTTGTCGCTTCGTGAACCGGAACACGGTCGTTTTGTGTCAGGAAGAGAACGTGGGCGATGACAATTATCGCGCGTTATCAGAGAATCGTGAACGGCTTGAAGGCATGAGGCTTGAAGATGGTTCGGCGATTCACGTCATTCATCTCCCCATGCCGGCTCCCTTATTTTTTGAAGGTCGCCGGCTTCCGGCCAGTTATGCGAATTTTTACGTATCCAATAAGGCCGTGCTCGTTCCAACTTTTAATGATCCGAACGATCGCGAGGCGCTTGGAATTCTCGGAGAGTTATTCCCTGATCGGGCCGTGGTTGGCCTCCATGCCGTTGATTTGGTGTGGGGATTCGGGACGATTCATTGTCTGACCCAACAACAACCCGCCACAGCGCCACGATCGTGA
- a CDS encoding NAD(P)-dependent oxidoreductase: MAEPPKSMNPEHPTSFELPSPLRIGWIGTGVMGNPMCGHLLRHGYDITVLTRSREKADGLLAAGAHWVDSPRMMSAQCDIVFTMVGFPDDVRAIYLGPQGLLSEARPDHVYVDMTTSEPTLAMEIAETASTKGAYAIDAPVSGGDVGARNATLSIMLGGDRVVVDALYPLMSILGNTIVYQGRAGAGQHAKLCNQITIAGTMIGVCESLLYGYQAGLDLQIVLSSIRRGAAACWTLEHLAPRMLARDFDPGFYVDHFIKDMGIALEEAKRMNLNLPGLSLVRQLYLAVQAHGHGQKGTHALLLGLEHLSNVQVNK, translated from the coding sequence TTGGCTGAGCCTCCCAAGAGCATGAATCCCGAACATCCGACATCTTTTGAACTGCCCTCTCCCTTGAGAATTGGATGGATTGGGACTGGTGTGATGGGAAACCCGATGTGCGGCCATCTATTACGTCATGGGTATGATATCACCGTGTTGACCCGGTCACGCGAAAAGGCAGATGGATTGCTTGCTGCCGGAGCGCACTGGGTGGATTCTCCTCGGATGATGTCAGCTCAATGCGACATCGTGTTTACCATGGTGGGATTTCCGGATGATGTGCGTGCAATCTACCTGGGCCCCCAAGGGTTGCTCTCAGAAGCCAGGCCTGACCATGTGTATGTTGACATGACGACGTCTGAGCCGACATTAGCCATGGAGATTGCCGAAACGGCGTCGACCAAAGGCGCTTACGCCATCGATGCGCCTGTTTCGGGTGGGGATGTCGGCGCCCGGAATGCGACGCTTTCGATCATGCTGGGCGGGGATCGGGTGGTCGTGGACGCCTTGTATCCACTCATGAGCATCCTGGGAAACACGATCGTCTACCAGGGTAGGGCGGGGGCCGGGCAGCATGCGAAATTGTGCAACCAAATAACCATCGCCGGTACGATGATCGGCGTATGTGAATCCTTGTTGTACGGCTATCAAGCCGGGCTTGACCTCCAGATCGTATTGAGCTCGATTCGTCGAGGCGCGGCTGCCTGCTGGACGTTGGAGCATCTGGCGCCGCGAATGTTGGCCCGTGATTTTGATCCAGGGTTTTATGTCGATCATTTCATTAAAGATATGGGAATTGCACTCGAAGAAGCCAAGCGAATGAACTTGAACCTGCCTGGGCTTTCACTCGTTCGACAGTTATATCTTGCCGTTCAAGCGCATGGACATGGACAAAAAGGAACGCATGCACTACTTCTCGGGCTTGAGCATCTTTCCAACGTACAAGTGAACAAGTGA
- a CDS encoding ABC-ATPase domain-containing protein has protein sequence MNSLDDLRHVLSRIDGRGYKAYKDIQGEYDGGWARIYIDHVQGDPFAAPSKIRVRVDHSVSKIPPDLYHTRVRAVALRDFLARMVHRSITQIAQGHRGIGKSGLMTIDAGGQEILERTAVALTQDWVEARLEVGLPASGRTVLGKQAEAMLLKEIPSIIQRSLFWERLPHQACRTHVDYAENYEAIRKELDAHGLVAFVADGSRLPRKSGNSTQPLAEEQVRSFQSPRSLRVTLPVPHPVQQCGQLTHALVGLGIPRGITLIVGGGYHGKSTLLQALQHGVYPHVPGDGREYVVTAPDAVKIRAEDGRTVANVNISGFISHLPQRQSTVAFSTGNASGSTSQAASILEALEMGSTALLMDEDTSATNFLVRDARMQALVSKDYEPITPFLDRVRELYQELGVSTIMVMGGCGDYFDVADVVILLKEFIPENVSNEAKAIMRRQVSNRIVEASGSFPSLISRMPSANSVNSSRGRRDVNIAVRGPGTLDFGAETIDLRGVEQLVDESQTRAVAYAIHRIVQRYLTGTTTLREAIQTLHEELDEKSLDVLDPFWGQGRHPGNFARPRMHDISAVFNRLRMMHCRQVNEPKTAVGQEQA, from the coding sequence ATGAATTCACTGGATGATCTCCGACACGTGCTGTCGCGTATCGACGGGCGAGGCTATAAAGCCTATAAAGATATTCAAGGCGAATATGATGGCGGGTGGGCCAGGATTTACATTGACCATGTCCAAGGCGACCCCTTTGCCGCGCCATCAAAAATTCGCGTTCGCGTCGATCACTCCGTCTCGAAAATACCTCCGGACCTGTATCACACTCGCGTTCGAGCCGTGGCGCTCCGGGATTTTTTAGCGCGCATGGTTCACCGGTCGATTACACAGATCGCACAAGGACATCGAGGCATCGGAAAAAGCGGATTGATGACTATTGACGCGGGTGGCCAGGAAATTCTCGAGCGGACGGCGGTCGCGCTGACTCAAGACTGGGTGGAGGCGCGTCTGGAAGTGGGGTTGCCGGCTTCTGGACGAACGGTCTTGGGAAAGCAAGCTGAGGCCATGCTTCTTAAAGAAATCCCTTCAATCATTCAGCGCAGCCTGTTCTGGGAGCGGTTACCTCATCAAGCCTGTCGAACACATGTCGATTATGCGGAAAACTATGAGGCGATTCGGAAAGAACTGGACGCGCATGGTCTTGTCGCGTTTGTCGCCGATGGTTCCAGGCTTCCCCGCAAAAGTGGTAATTCGACACAGCCCTTAGCCGAAGAGCAGGTGCGATCGTTTCAGAGTCCCCGCTCTCTCCGGGTGACGTTGCCTGTTCCACATCCAGTTCAACAATGTGGACAATTGACCCATGCACTCGTCGGGTTGGGGATTCCACGAGGCATTACCTTGATCGTCGGAGGAGGCTATCATGGGAAATCGACGTTGCTGCAGGCTCTTCAACATGGTGTCTATCCCCATGTCCCCGGTGATGGTCGGGAATATGTCGTGACGGCTCCCGATGCCGTTAAAATTCGGGCAGAGGATGGACGGACGGTCGCAAACGTCAATATCAGTGGCTTTATTAGCCATCTTCCCCAGCGGCAGTCTACGGTCGCATTTTCGACAGGAAATGCCAGCGGCAGCACCAGTCAAGCCGCATCGATTCTCGAAGCGCTTGAAATGGGTAGTACTGCGTTATTGATGGATGAAGATACCAGTGCGACGAATTTTCTCGTTCGCGATGCGCGCATGCAGGCTCTGGTTTCCAAAGACTATGAGCCGATTACGCCATTCCTGGACAGAGTGAGGGAATTGTACCAGGAGCTTGGGGTGTCAACGATTATGGTCATGGGGGGATGCGGCGATTATTTTGACGTGGCAGATGTGGTTATTCTGCTCAAGGAATTTATCCCGGAAAACGTGTCGAATGAAGCCAAGGCCATCATGCGTCGCCAGGTGTCGAATCGGATCGTTGAAGCTTCAGGATCGTTTCCATCTCTCATCTCGCGCATGCCAAGCGCAAACAGCGTAAATTCGTCCCGGGGACGGCGAGACGTCAACATAGCCGTTCGGGGTCCTGGGACTCTTGATTTTGGCGCCGAAACGATTGATCTGCGAGGGGTCGAACAACTTGTCGATGAGAGCCAAACACGTGCTGTGGCCTATGCCATTCATCGTATCGTGCAGCGATATCTGACGGGAACCACCACGCTCCGAGAAGCTATTCAGACACTTCATGAAGAATTGGACGAAAAAAGCCTTGACGTGCTGGATCCATTCTGGGGACAGGGCCGGCATCCGGGGAACTTCGCCCGTCCCCGTATGCATGACATCTCTGCCGTGTTCAATCGACTGCGAATGATGCATTGTCGCCAAGTGAATGAGCCAAAGACTGCCGTTGGTCAGGAGCAGGCTTAG
- a CDS encoding DUF3391 domain-containing protein, whose protein sequence is MSSRTIPIDQLAIGMYVCGIDRPWMDTPFLRHRFLINAQGQIDKLKQCGVKKIAIDLDRGIDVQTSTEDQQAHTQTSQEEGAVNTERQELQEAEERIAHLPPTLRGKSLSHELSSTRDIRGQMLETVGDLLSSVATSGVVQASHVKELTQDIISQTLDHEDAFIALIRTNEFSTDLHEHSLSVGTLAVLLGRLIGFDDAQLQILGAAALLHDVGLVRLPPALLSPKNRQTPQAFAHYQSHPQLSLEIVRESSGLPDQVQQIVEAHHVLLDGTGYPDSLTPETVPMSSRLLRVVDEYDELLTGQQGLPPMSGKEALRTLYQRGQQGQLDQQFVTQFIAQVGIYPIYSLVELNTGERGIVTSHSQDNLLHPTILLIQDASRQAYHDPIPINFSTLHDSNPVPEIVKVLDPEREGIHVENVLADWITI, encoded by the coding sequence ATGTCCTCAAGAACCATTCCTATCGACCAACTGGCCATTGGGATGTATGTGTGCGGGATCGATCGCCCGTGGATGGATACGCCCTTTCTCCGGCACCGCTTCCTGATCAACGCTCAAGGACAAATCGACAAGCTCAAACAGTGTGGTGTCAAGAAGATTGCGATCGATCTCGATCGTGGGATCGACGTTCAGACTTCAACGGAAGATCAGCAAGCCCATACTCAGACAAGTCAAGAAGAAGGTGCGGTCAATACCGAAAGGCAGGAGTTACAAGAAGCCGAGGAACGTATCGCACACCTTCCACCAACGCTTCGGGGAAAATCGTTGTCTCATGAACTATCGTCCACACGTGACATCCGGGGACAAATGCTTGAAACCGTCGGGGACCTTCTTTCAAGCGTGGCCACATCAGGAGTCGTGCAAGCCAGTCACGTTAAAGAGTTGACTCAAGACATCATTTCTCAAACGCTCGACCATGAAGACGCGTTCATCGCACTTATTCGAACGAATGAATTCTCAACTGACTTACATGAGCATTCGTTATCCGTCGGAACGCTGGCCGTCTTGCTCGGACGGCTGATAGGCTTTGATGATGCACAGCTACAGATCTTGGGAGCCGCTGCACTCCTGCATGACGTGGGCCTGGTGCGCTTACCTCCAGCATTGCTGTCCCCCAAGAATCGACAGACACCGCAAGCGTTCGCACACTATCAATCGCACCCACAACTGAGCCTTGAGATTGTACGGGAAAGTTCAGGACTTCCTGATCAAGTTCAACAGATCGTCGAAGCCCACCACGTGCTTTTGGACGGGACAGGGTATCCGGACAGCCTCACGCCGGAGACCGTGCCGATGAGTAGCCGACTGCTCCGAGTCGTCGATGAATATGATGAACTCTTAACCGGCCAACAGGGACTGCCTCCCATGTCTGGGAAAGAAGCGCTACGGACGTTGTACCAACGTGGACAACAAGGCCAATTGGATCAGCAATTCGTGACGCAGTTTATCGCACAAGTGGGAATCTACCCGATCTACAGCCTTGTCGAGCTGAACACTGGCGAACGCGGAATCGTCACGTCACACTCCCAAGACAATCTTCTCCATCCCACGATCCTTCTCATTCAAGATGCCAGTCGACAAGCCTACCATGACCCCATCCCGATTAACTTTTCAACCTTGCATGACAGCAATCCTGTCCCGGAAATCGTGAAGGTTCTTGATCCCGAACGGGAAGGCATTCACGTGGAAAACGTTCTAGCTGATTGGATCACCATCTAA